CCACCGCGGTGGCCGCCGGCTCGACTGTGTGCGCAGCCCACAGCCCCAGCATCGTGCCGGAGTCCAGCGCAAACAGCGCGAAGGTTGGGGACGCTTCCGCCGGCGCCTTGCCGAGCAGGTCGGCATAGAACACGACGCTGTCAGTCGGGCTCTTCACATAGAGGATGACAAAGTTCGGATCGGACATGGGGCTTTCCTTGAGCTGGGGTGGCGAACTGCTTCGTTCGGTGCGCTCATCCTAGGAACAACCCATGTCAATTTCTGGCAGCAGTTGATCGTCGGGTTGTCCTCTATCGTTCAGGGATGCCTTCCTGCTCCCGCCACTCCTTCATCATGGCTTGGCGACGACGCGGATAACGGACGCCTGACAGCGTCAGGCTCATGATCCGGTCGGTGCGGAAGTGCCTGATGGACAGGCGCAACTCACACCAGCCGACAACCACGCGGGCGCGGTCGAAGTACCCGAGGGCAAAAGGCCAGATGGTGCGCAAGCTGTCATTGGCGGCAGCGTCCCGGTAGCGGATTTCGAGTTTGTGTTCGGTTCGAATTGCGTTTCGGATTGTCGCCACCTCGACATCGCCAGCGGCGATAGGCGCGCCCGGGCCGACGAGCAAGGCTGAAGTCTCCAATTCGTGGCGAAGATCGTTCGGCAGCACGGCGGCAATCTTGGCCATTGCATCGCGTGCCGCAGCGGCCAGGCGTTCGTCGCCGCGGTCTGCGACCCACCGCGACCCCAGCACCAGGGCCTCGACCTCGTCAGCGGAGAACATCAGCGGCGGCAGGGTGAAGCCGGGCTTCATCACGTAGCCCAGACCCGGCGCGCCGTCTATGCAAGCGCCCTGCGATTGGAGGGTTGCGATGTCGCGATACAAGGTCCGAAGGCTGATGCCCAACTCAAGCGCGATGGCTGAGCCGCTGACCGCTTGGCGGTGTCGACGAAGCAGCTGGAGCAAATCGAGCAGTCGTTCGGAGCGTGACATGGGTGGGTCTGGGTGCAGCCGCACTCTGCGGACCTTTCTTCATGCTAAGCGTACCTGCACCCACGCCCCAAACCGGCAAGGCCAGTGCATGCCGGGTATGGATGCCCGGAGTGCTTGGTGCAGGAACTTCTGCGCGACTGCGCGCCAGTCTCGTTAACTGCTGCAGCCTTCCTGATCCACCTGTTGCGCGTAGAGTGGAGCTTTGGAGGTAACCGAGTGGCCATCCTGTTTCAGCAATTGCTGCGCCCGACGTGGGCGATGCGCGCCATGGTTGTTGAGACTCGCGCAGAAGCAATGAGACTGGCGCGCAGGAGTGGCTGAGACACCGCCCGGACTGCAATGAAGGTCTGAATGGCGGTTGTTCGTCCGGGCCAAAACGAAGCGGCTTGACCGCCCTTGCAGACGGTCTTCAGAACCCGAAGGTGACAGACCGGCTGGACGGGATGGTTTGCAGCAACGCCGGAAGATGCAACTCCCAGGTGAGCGGCGTGCACTTCTTGTCCATGGCGTCACGCGTCACGCCTCAGAGGGCGTGCCTTTGCGGGCTGATCGCCCACGGAAACTGCTGTCGGGGCGCCGCTGTCGTGGCGTCACTCCATCGGCGGGCCGCTCGGGCCTTCAGCGCAGGGCGGTTTCGGGCTGCGGCGCGAACTCCGCGCGGATCGCTGCGCCGTGGGCATCGAGCGCGGGTGCGGCCGCGAAGGTGTCGCCGTCCCACTCCGTGCCCCAGGGCGCTGCGGGTACCTCGACCACGTGGCCGCCCACCGGCATGCGCCGGGTGCGCAACTGCGGGTGAGCGATCAGGTCGTGCACGGCGTTGACGTGGCCGTAGGCCGTCTGCGCCGCGGTCAGGCGGTCGACGAGGTCACCGCTGGGCAAGGCCCCGAAAACCTCGGCCGTGACGCCATCGACGAAGTCGCGGTGAGCCACGCGCGCGGCGTTGCCGGCGCAGCGCGGGTCCTGAAGCAACTCGGGCCGGCGCAGCACCAGGCGGCAGAAGTCGGCCCACTCGCGCTCGTTCTGGATCGAGATCACGATGTCGCGGCCGTCGCCGCAGGTGAAGGCGCCGTAGGGGGCGATCGTCGGGTGCTTCAGGCCCACGCGGTCGGGCGGGCGCCCGCCGTAGCGCGTCTGCAGATAGGGCACCGCCATCAACTCGGCGGCCGAGCCGAACAGCGACACCTTGACGGCTGAGCCGCGCCCCGTGCGACCGCGCTGGATCAGCGCCTGCTGGATGCCGATCAGTGCATTCAGCCCCGCGTTGATGTCGCACAGCGAGACGCCGATGCGTCCGAGTGAATCCACGCCCTGCCCCGGGGGGCCGCTCACCGAGATCAGGCCGCTCTCGGCCTGCACCAGCAGGTCGTAGGCCTTCAGGTCGAACAGCCGACCCTCGTCGCCGTAGCCGCTGATGTCGCAGGTGATCAGGCGCGGGTGGCGTTCGCGCAGCGCCGCCGAACCCAGGCCCAGCCGTTCCGCCGCGCCGGGTGCCAGGTTCTGGATGAACACGTCGGCGGTCGCCAGCATGTTCTGAAGCAGGGCCAGGTCGGCGGGCTGCTTGACGTCCAGCGCAATCGACTCCTTGCCCCGGTTGATCCACACCCAGTACGACGACTCGCCGTGCACCGTGCGGTCGTAGCCGCGTGCGAAGTCGCCTTCACGGCGCTCGATCTTGATCACACGCGCACCCGCATCGGCCAGCCGGCTGCTGCAGTAGGGCGCCGCCACGGCTTGTTCCAGCGCCACGACGAGCAGGCCCTGCAACGGCCGCTGCGCTGGCGACAGATTGGGGTCTGCGTTGGACATGACTTCTCCTTGCTCAAGGCTCGCTGGGCCCGGTGGGCCCGGTGGGCCAGTGCATGGCGCCGATTGTGGGAAGCGGCGCCGCGCTCCAGGAATTGCTTTTGTGCGAAACCTGAGTTCACGCCACCGAAACGCACCCGTTGCCGCAGCAACAACGCTGCATGAACGACTTTGAAATGGCAGCAGCGCAAGGCGCGCGCCACAGTCCGCCGCCACAACGACACGCAATGGAGACAACCCTGGCCCTTGGCAGCTTCGGTCTCCGCGCTTCTCAAGGAAACCCCATGAACAGCCACGATCTGCTCGCCGGGCGCACCATCATCGTCACCGGTGCGGCCACCGGCATCGGCCAGGCCTTTGCCATCGGCGCTGCGGCGCAGGGCGCCAACGTCGTCGTCGCCGACATGAACGCAGCCGACGAGACCGTGGCCACCATCGCAGCCGAGGGCGGCCACGCGCTGGCGGTGCGCGTGGACGTGGCCGACGATGCGTCGTGCCAGGCCATGGCCCGTGCCGCGCTCGATCGCTTCGGGCGCATCGACGGGTTGGTCAACAACGCGGCGTACTTCCGCGAGGTCAAGCTCACGCCTTTCGAAGAACTCGATCCGGCGCAGTGGGACCGCATCTTCCAGGTCAACGTGAAGGGCGTGTGGCACTGCTGCAAGGCGGTGATGCCGGCGATGCGCGAGCGGAAGTCGGGCGCCATCGTCAACATCGCCTCGGTCGTGGCGGTGGCCGGGCAGCCGGGCTACCTGCACTACGTGGCCACCAAGGGCGCGGTGCTGTCGATGACCAAGGGTCTGGCCAAGGAGTGCGGCCCCCACGGCGTGCGGGTGAACGTCATCGCGCCGGGCTTCGTGATCACCGACGCCACCAAGAACCGCCCCATCGAATGGCAGCAGAGCTTTCTGAAGGCGCGGGCGATCTCACGCGAACAGCGCCCCGACGACCTCGTCGGCACGGCGCTTTATCTGATGAGCGACCTTGCCGCCTTCGTCACCGGCCAGACCATCGTCGTCGACGGTGGCCACATCATGTATTGAGCATTCCAAGGGCACCACCATGAGCGACATCATCCTGCACCACTACCCCTTCTCCAGCTTCAGCGAGAAGGTGCGCGCCGCACTGGGCTACAAGGGCCTGGCGTGGAAATCGGTCGAGATCGCCGGCCTGCCGCCGCGCCCGCTGCTGACGCCACTGACCGGCGGCTACCGCCGCGCGCCGGTGCTGCAGGTGGGGGCCGACATCTACTGCGACACCAACGTGATCCTCCCGGCGCTCGACCGCCTGCACCCCACGAAGACGCTCACCCCGCGTGGCAGCGAGGGCGTGGCGCAGGGTCTGGGCTTCGCCTGGGAACGCCAGATGTGGATCCCCACCATCGGCGTGCTGGTGCACTACATCGGCGAGCACATCCCACCCGAGTTTCTGAAGGACCGCAAAGAGGGCTACCTGATGCTGGACATCAGCAAAGAGGCCATGGCGCCGCAATTCGGTGCCCACGTGCAGTTCGTGCGCGCGCAGATCGCGTGGCTGAACCGGGCGCTCGGCGCGCGGCCTTTCCTGTTTGGCGACGCGCCCAGCGCGGCCGACCTGGCCTGCTGGCAGACGATCTGGCTGCTGCGCAAGAACTGTCCGCCCGAGGTGGAAGCGCTGCTGGGCCTGGCACCGCTGGTGCCCTGGTACGAGCGCATCGAGGCCTTCGGCCAGGGCACGCCGACGCCGATGACGGCCGAGCAAGCCTTCGAGGCGGCGTGCCGTGCGCAGCCGCTGCCGGTGACGCACCTTCACGCGGATGGTGATGGCGGCGGCGATGGCGGCGGCTTGAAGGCGGGGTCGATGGTGGCCGTCACGCCCGACGACAACGCCCGCGTGTCGGTGCAGGGCCGACTCGTCGCCGCCGGCAGTGATGAGATCGTCATCCACCGCCATGACACGCAAGCCGGCGACCTGCACATCCACTTCCCGCGGCTCGGCTTCGATGCCGTGGCTGCTTGAACCCAAGCCGAGAGGAGACACCATGAGCACCCTGGAAACCAACAAGCAGATCTGCCGCGACTACTTCAAGGCCTTCCTCGCGCGGGACACCGCGTGGATGGCCCGGCACATCGCACCCGACTTCGTGCGGCACGACCCGGGCCTGCCGTTCGAGGTGCGCGGCCCGCAGGGCGTGGCGCAACTGCACGATGCGCTGCTGCCGGCATTCCCCGACATGGAGCTGCCGCTGCAGGACTTTGTGGCCGAAGGCGAGAAGGTGCTGGTGCGCCTGCGCGTGCAGGCCACCCACACGGGCGCCTTCGGCGACATGGCCGCCACCGGCCGGCGCATCGACATTGGCGTGCTCGACCTGTTCCAGATCCGCGACGGCGTGCTCGTGGAGCACTGGGCGCTGCTGGACAACCTGGGCATGCTCAAGCAACTGGGCGCGATCCCTTGACCCCCCCGCAGCGCCTGCGGCGCTCCCCCCAGGGGGCGCCGCCAGCGGCCCGGCAGAGCCGGCTCCGCGGCGGCCGCTTGAATCGACTGGAGACCACCTATGCAGTTGCTGGCCAACACCACCTCGCCCTTCGTGCGCATTGCGCGCGTGGCGCTGATCGAGAAGGGCTTCGACCTCGACCCCGTGATCGTCGACCCCTGGGCCGACGACACGCGCCTGCGCGCGGCCAACGTGGCCACACGCGTGCCCACGCTGGTGCTGGACGACGGCACGCCGCTGACCGAGGCCCTGCTCATCGTGCAGTGGCTGGAAGCCGTGCGCCCGGCGCCCGACAACCCCAGCCTGCTGGGGCCTGCGTCGGCTGCCGCCGGCGTGCTGTCGCGCGCCGGCGTGGCGATGGGCGCGATCGAAGCCGCGGTGGTGACCATCATCACGCGCAAAGTCACCGCGCCGGTGCTGTTTGATGAAACGCCGGTCGGCCTGCGGCGGCGGCGCTCGATGATCGAAGGCATGCAGCGCCTGGAAGCGCAGGCTGCGGCCATCGCCAGGGGCGGCCCGCCGACTCTGGACGCCATCACAGCGGTGACGCTGTACGACTATCAGCAGTTGCGCTTTGCCGACCAGCCCTGGCTGCCGGCCACGCCGGGCTTGGCAGCGCTGGCGGCGTCATGGAATGCGAGGGCTTCGTTCGCGCAGACCCGGCCCTACGTGCCGGTGTGACGCTCAGCCGCCTGCGGCCTGCGCCGCGGCGGTCTCCAGGTACAGGACCAGTTCGCCCAGCGGCGTGCGCGCCGGCGGCTGGCTGCGCGTGCAGACCAGCATGCGCCGCAAGGCCCAATCGTCGCTGAGCGGCAGCACCTTCAGCTGCATGGACGGGGCAAAGCTGCGGGCCGCCGCCATTGGCAGGATGCCGATGCCCAGCCGCGCCTCGACGGCGCGGCAGACGGCCTCGAAGCTGCGCACCTGCACCCGCAGCGCCATCGCGCGCGACTGCTGTGCCGCCTGGGCCGAGAGCAGGCGCGTCAAGGTGCTGCTGCCTTCGAGCCCGACCAGGTCGCGCTCGAGCAGGTCGTTGAACACCACGGTGTCTGCATCGAGCGTGTCGTCGCAGCGCACGACGGCGGCCAGCTGGTCGCTGCGGTAGGGGCGCGTCCACAGACCCGTGGTGTCGCAGCCTTCGACGACAACGCCCAGCTCAGCCTCGCCGCTGCGCACGCGGCGCACGGCTTCCTCGCTCCAGCATTCCTCCAGCACGATGCGCGCCTGGGGATGGGCCCCCTGGAAGCCCGCCACGTCGGCCGGCAGAAACTGCGTCATGGCCGAGGTGTTGCCGTGCACCCGCAGCACCGCGTGCTGACCGCTGGCGTAGTTGGCCATCTCGGCGCGCATCTGGTGCACACCCGCCACCACCTCGCGCGCCAGCCTCAGCAGATGGTCGCCCGCGGGCGTGAGCTGCAGGCCGCGCGAATGGCGCTCGAACAGCGTGGCCTTGAACTGGTGCTCCAGCAAAGACAGGCGCCGGCTCGCGGCCGGCACGGTGATGTGGCCGGCCTCGGCCGCACGCGTGAGGTTGCCCAGGTCGGCGGCTCGCACGAAGAGCGCAAGGGAGTCGATGTCCGGCAGCATGGCGGGATTGTGGCGCCGCCTGACCTGCATTGCGCTGCGCGCAAGGCGCCGTTGCCGAGTTTCCAATTCCCTCCGGAGGTGCTGCGTGCCGACAGTGCCTGGCGGTGGCCGCCGCACGCGCGGCACTCGACGGCCCGTGGGGCCGCATGACGGCCACCGAGCGCGGCCGGGTGCTGGTGACGATCGGCGAGATGGTGCTCGGGCACGAGGAAGAACTGGCGCAGATCGAGGCGCGCGACACCGGCAAGCCGATGACGACCGCACGCAACGACATCAAGGTGCGGGGCCGCACCGTGGCACCGGCGCTGGCCATGGGCAACGCCACGGTGCTGAAGCCGGCCGAGGACACCAGCCTGTCTGCGCTGCGCATTGCCGAGCTGGCCACCGCGGCGGGCTTGCCCGAGGGCGCGCTGCACATCGTCACCGGCCTCGGTGAAGAAGCCGGCGCGGCGCTGGCCGGGCACCTGGGCATCGACTTCATCTCCTTCACCGGCAGCAACGAGGTGGGCACGCTGGTGCAGCAGGCGGCGGCCCGCAACGCCGTGAAGTGCGTGCTGGAGCTGGGCGGCAAGTCGCCGCGGAACCAGGCGCGTGCCGCCGGCATCGCGGTACTGGCCGAAGGCTCGATTGCCGCAGACGCGCCGAGGACCGGCTGCTGCGTCAGGCCCACGCTGTTCGGCCCTGTGCCGCGCGACGCGGCCCTGGCCCGAGAAGAGGTCTTCGGCCCGGTGCTGGCGGCGATGCCCTTCGACGACGAAGCCGATGCGATCCGTCTGGCCAACGGCACCGACTACGGTTTGCTGGCCGCCGTGTGGACCGAAAGCGCCGGCCGCTTGCAGCGCGTGGCCAAGGCCGTGAAGGCCGGCCAGGTGTTCATGAACGGCTACGGCGCCGGCGGCGGCGTGGAGCTGCCGTTTGGTGGCACCAAGCGCAGCGGTCACGGCCGGGAGAAGGGCTTGCTGGCGCTCGAAGAGATGAGCACCACCAAGACACTCGTTCACTTTCACGGCTGGGAGCGTGGGCGGCAGAAATCCAGCCCCGCGCCGGCCCAACGCGGGGCTGGATTTCTGCCGCCTACGCTTCTAGGATGCCGCCAGCCCCGCCCTCGGCAGCTGCGCCCCCCGCCATGTCCGTGAACCCCGAACTCCGCAAGCTCGACATCGACATCCCCTCGCAGCCGCACGCGCTGCTGCAACTGTCGCTGCTGCTGGCCGAGGACGACATCAATCTGCAGGCCGCGGCGGCGCTGATCCAGTCCGACATGGCGCTGGCCGCGGCGGTGATGCGGGCGCTGAACTCGTCGCTCTACGGCCTGAAGGGCCGGGTGCAAAGCGTGCAGCAGGCCATGACCTACCTGGGCCTGCGCGAGGTCGCGGCGATCACCTTCGAGATGGGTCTGCGCGCGGCGTTTGCACCGGCGCGCGAGCTCGACCCGATCTGGAAGCGGGCCGCCTGGCGGGGCAAGGTCATGGCGCGGCTGGCGCAGCCGCTGTCCGAGGACGCCTGGGGGGCGCACTCGGCGGGGCTGTTCGAGGAGTGCGGCAAGGCGGTGCTGTTCCGCCATGCGCCCGACCACTACCGGGCCATGCTGCGCGCCGCCACCGACGACGCCGCACTGGCCGAGATGGAACGCGCCGGTTTTGGCGTGAGTCACGACGCGCTGGGCGCGGCGCTGTGCGAGAGCTGGGGCCTGGGCGCGGCGGCCGTGCACAGCGTGCGCCATCACGTCGCGGCTCAGGCCACGCGCGAGCTGCCTCCGCCGCCTGCCCGGCGCGGTCTGTGCGCGCTGTCGGTCCTGGCCCATTTGGTGGAGACCGATCCCGACGACGCCGAGACGGCGGCCGCGGCCATTGCCGTGCAGGCCGGGTTCGAGCCAGACCGGGTGTTGCAGGCGCTGCAGAGCGAGCTGGCGCGGCGCAACGAGTCTGCGGCGAAAGACCGCGCCGACTGAGGAAAGCCCGCTGGCGGCCCGCCCGGGCCTTTGGGTACGCTGCCGGCACTTGCATCAACCCGGAGCGGGCTGCCGAGCCTGTCCACCCATGGCCGTTTCCGTATCGCTCGACGCCCTGGCCCTGCAGCGGCTGTACCACTGGGAAAGCACGACGCCCGACAAGATCGCGTTCACGCAGCCGATGGGCGGTGGGCAGGTCGTGGAGTTCACCTGGCGCCAGGTGATGGACCAGGCGCGCCGCATGGCCGCCCACCTGCAGAGCCTGGGCCTGCAGCCTGGCGACAAGGTGGCGCTGCTGAGCAAGAACACGGCGCACTGGCTGATGAGCGACTTCGCCATCTGGCTGGGCGGCTTCGTCTCGGTGCCGCTGTACCCCACGCTGGCCGCCGGCACGA
This portion of the Ideonella sp. WA131b genome encodes:
- a CDS encoding VOC family protein; the protein is MSDPNFVILYVKSPTDSVVFYADLLGKAPAEASPTFALFALDSGTMLGLWAAHTVEPAATAVGGAEIAFAVNGLETVKSMHAAWSAKGLKIAQRPAGMDFGFTFVALDPDGHRLRVFAPGAA
- a CDS encoding glutathione S-transferase N-terminal domain-containing protein; amino-acid sequence: MQLLANTTSPFVRIARVALIEKGFDLDPVIVDPWADDTRLRAANVATRVPTLVLDDGTPLTEALLIVQWLEAVRPAPDNPSLLGPASAAAGVLSRAGVAMGAIEAAVVTIITRKVTAPVLFDETPVGLRRRRSMIEGMQRLEAQAAAIARGGPPTLDAITAVTLYDYQQLRFADQPWLPATPGLAALAASWNARASFAQTRPYVPV
- a CDS encoding CoA transferase, producing MSNADPNLSPAQRPLQGLLVVALEQAVAAPYCSSRLADAGARVIKIERREGDFARGYDRTVHGESSYWVWINRGKESIALDVKQPADLALLQNMLATADVFIQNLAPGAAERLGLGSAALRERHPRLITCDISGYGDEGRLFDLKAYDLLVQAESGLISVSGPPGQGVDSLGRIGVSLCDINAGLNALIGIQQALIQRGRTGRGSAVKVSLFGSAAELMAVPYLQTRYGGRPPDRVGLKHPTIAPYGAFTCGDGRDIVISIQNEREWADFCRLVLRRPELLQDPRCAGNAARVAHRDFVDGVTAEVFGALPSGDLVDRLTAAQTAYGHVNAVHDLIAHPQLRTRRMPVGGHVVEVPAAPWGTEWDGDTFAAAPALDAHGAAIRAEFAPQPETALR
- a CDS encoding ester cyclase, coding for MSTLETNKQICRDYFKAFLARDTAWMARHIAPDFVRHDPGLPFEVRGPQGVAQLHDALLPAFPDMELPLQDFVAEGEKVLVRLRVQATHTGAFGDMAATGRRIDIGVLDLFQIRDGVLVEHWALLDNLGMLKQLGAIP
- a CDS encoding aldehyde dehydrogenase family protein, giving the protein MTATERGRVLVTIGEMVLGHEEELAQIEARDTGKPMTTARNDIKVRGRTVAPALAMGNATVLKPAEDTSLSALRIAELATAAGLPEGALHIVTGLGEEAGAALAGHLGIDFISFTGSNEVGTLVQQAAARNAVKCVLELGGKSPRNQARAAGIAVLAEGSIAADAPRTGCCVRPTLFGPVPRDAALAREEVFGPVLAAMPFDDEADAIRLANGTDYGLLAAVWTESAGRLQRVAKAVKAGQVFMNGYGAGGGVELPFGGTKRSGHGREKGLLALEEMSTTKTLVHFHGWERGRQKSSPAPAQRGAGFLPPTLLGCRQPRPRQLRPPPCP
- a CDS encoding LysR family transcriptional regulator yields the protein MLPDIDSLALFVRAADLGNLTRAAEAGHITVPAASRRLSLLEHQFKATLFERHSRGLQLTPAGDHLLRLAREVVAGVHQMRAEMANYASGQHAVLRVHGNTSAMTQFLPADVAGFQGAHPQARIVLEECWSEEAVRRVRSGEAELGVVVEGCDTTGLWTRPYRSDQLAAVVRCDDTLDADTVVFNDLLERDLVGLEGSSTLTRLLSAQAAQQSRAMALRVQVRSFEAVCRAVEARLGIGILPMAAARSFAPSMQLKVLPLSDDWALRRMLVCTRSQPPARTPLGELVLYLETAAAQAAGG
- a CDS encoding 3-oxoacyl-ACP reductase FabG; translated protein: MNSHDLLAGRTIIVTGAATGIGQAFAIGAAAQGANVVVADMNAADETVATIAAEGGHALAVRVDVADDASCQAMARAALDRFGRIDGLVNNAAYFREVKLTPFEELDPAQWDRIFQVNVKGVWHCCKAVMPAMRERKSGAIVNIASVVAVAGQPGYLHYVATKGAVLSMTKGLAKECGPHGVRVNVIAPGFVITDATKNRPIEWQQSFLKARAISREQRPDDLVGTALYLMSDLAAFVTGQTIVVDGGHIMY
- a CDS encoding glutathione S-transferase family protein yields the protein MSDIILHHYPFSSFSEKVRAALGYKGLAWKSVEIAGLPPRPLLTPLTGGYRRAPVLQVGADIYCDTNVILPALDRLHPTKTLTPRGSEGVAQGLGFAWERQMWIPTIGVLVHYIGEHIPPEFLKDRKEGYLMLDISKEAMAPQFGAHVQFVRAQIAWLNRALGARPFLFGDAPSAADLACWQTIWLLRKNCPPEVEALLGLAPLVPWYERIEAFGQGTPTPMTAEQAFEAACRAQPLPVTHLHADGDGGGDGGGLKAGSMVAVTPDDNARVSVQGRLVAAGSDEIVIHRHDTQAGDLHIHFPRLGFDAVAA
- a CDS encoding YafY family transcriptional regulator, whose protein sequence is MSRSERLLDLLQLLRRHRQAVSGSAIALELGISLRTLYRDIATLQSQGACIDGAPGLGYVMKPGFTLPPLMFSADEVEALVLGSRWVADRGDERLAAAARDAMAKIAAVLPNDLRHELETSALLVGPGAPIAAGDVEVATIRNAIRTEHKLEIRYRDAAANDSLRTIWPFALGYFDRARVVVGWCELRLSIRHFRTDRIMSLTLSGVRYPRRRQAMMKEWREQEGIPER
- a CDS encoding HDOD domain-containing protein; protein product: MSVNPELRKLDIDIPSQPHALLQLSLLLAEDDINLQAAAALIQSDMALAAAVMRALNSSLYGLKGRVQSVQQAMTYLGLREVAAITFEMGLRAAFAPARELDPIWKRAAWRGKVMARLAQPLSEDAWGAHSAGLFEECGKAVLFRHAPDHYRAMLRAATDDAALAEMERAGFGVSHDALGAALCESWGLGAAAVHSVRHHVAAQATRELPPPPARRGLCALSVLAHLVETDPDDAETAAAAIAVQAGFEPDRVLQALQSELARRNESAAKDRAD